The following proteins are encoded in a genomic region of Saccharopolyspora antimicrobica:
- a CDS encoding ATP-binding cassette domain-containing protein, which produces MSTATTNALHVADSHDLIRVHGARVNNLKDVSVEIPKRRLTVFTGVSGSGKSSLVFGTIAAESQRMINETYSAFVQGFMPTLARPDVDVLDGLTTAIIVDQERMGSDPRSTVGTATDANAMLRILFSRLGTPHIGSPQAFSFNVASISGSGAVKFERGGKTVKERRDFNVLGGMCPNCEGRGSVNDFDLTELYDDSKSINEGPFKVPGYGSEGWYGRIFGGSGFFDPDKPIRDFTEQELHDLLYKEPTKIKVDGINLTYEGLIPKLQKSMLAKDRESMQPHIRAFVDRAITFTDCPECGGTRLNETARSSKIAGISIADACAMQINDLAEWTRGLDDSSVGPLLETLQQTLDSFVEIGLGYLSLDRPSGTLSGGEAQRTKMIRHLGSSLTDVTYVFDEPTIGLHPHDIQRMNDLLLRLRDKGNTVLVVEHKPQTIAIADHIVDLGPGAGTAGGTICFEGDVEGLRASDSVTGRHLEDRTKLKGEVRTPTGQLEIRGASTHNLQDVDVDIPLGVLCVITGVAGSGKSSLVRGSVPADAGVIEVDQTAIRGSRRSNPATYTGMLEPIRKAFAKANGVKPALFSANSEGACPACNGAGVIYTDLAMMAGVATTCEECEGRRFQAAVLEYRLGGKNISEVLSMSVAQAEEFLGEGEGRVPAAHKILQRLVDVGLGYLRLGQPLTTLSGGERQRLKLATHMSEKGGVYVLDEPTTGLHLADVEQLLGLLDRLVESGKSVIVIEHHQAVMAHADWIIDLGPGAGHDGGRIVFEGTPAALVEARSTLTGEHLADYVGA; this is translated from the coding sequence ATGAGCACGGCCACGACGAACGCGCTGCACGTCGCGGACAGCCACGACCTGATCCGCGTGCACGGCGCGCGGGTGAACAACCTCAAGGACGTCAGCGTCGAGATCCCGAAGCGCCGCCTGACGGTGTTCACCGGAGTCTCCGGCTCGGGCAAGAGCTCGCTGGTGTTCGGCACGATCGCCGCGGAGTCCCAGCGGATGATCAACGAGACCTACAGCGCCTTCGTGCAGGGCTTCATGCCGACGCTGGCGCGGCCCGACGTGGACGTGCTCGACGGCCTGACCACCGCGATCATCGTCGACCAGGAGCGGATGGGCAGCGATCCGCGCTCCACCGTCGGCACCGCCACCGATGCCAACGCGATGCTGCGCATCCTGTTCAGCCGCCTCGGGACGCCGCACATCGGTTCGCCCCAGGCGTTCTCGTTCAACGTCGCCTCGATCAGCGGATCCGGCGCGGTGAAGTTCGAGCGCGGCGGCAAGACGGTGAAGGAGCGGCGCGACTTCAACGTCCTCGGCGGCATGTGCCCGAACTGCGAGGGCCGCGGCTCGGTGAACGACTTCGACCTGACCGAGCTCTACGACGACAGCAAGTCGATCAACGAGGGCCCGTTCAAGGTTCCCGGCTACGGCTCCGAGGGCTGGTACGGCCGGATCTTCGGCGGTTCCGGCTTCTTCGACCCGGACAAGCCGATCCGGGACTTCACCGAGCAGGAGCTGCACGACCTGCTCTACAAGGAACCGACCAAGATCAAGGTCGATGGCATCAACCTGACCTACGAGGGCCTGATCCCGAAGCTGCAGAAGTCGATGCTGGCCAAGGACCGGGAGTCGATGCAGCCGCACATCCGGGCCTTCGTGGACCGGGCGATCACCTTCACCGACTGTCCCGAGTGCGGCGGCACCCGGCTCAACGAGACCGCCCGGTCGTCGAAGATCGCCGGGATCAGCATCGCCGACGCCTGCGCGATGCAGATCAACGACCTGGCCGAGTGGACCCGCGGCCTCGACGACTCCTCGGTGGGCCCGCTGCTCGAAACGCTGCAGCAGACGCTGGATTCGTTCGTGGAGATCGGCCTCGGCTATCTCTCGCTGGACCGCCCGTCGGGCACGCTGTCGGGCGGTGAGGCCCAGCGCACCAAGATGATCCGCCACCTCGGCTCCTCGCTCACCGACGTCACCTACGTCTTCGACGAGCCCACCATCGGCCTGCACCCGCACGACATCCAGCGGATGAACGACCTGCTGCTCCGCTTGCGGGACAAGGGGAACACGGTGCTCGTCGTGGAGCACAAGCCGCAGACCATCGCGATCGCCGACCACATCGTCGACCTGGGCCCGGGCGCGGGCACGGCGGGCGGCACGATCTGCTTCGAGGGCGATGTCGAAGGCCTGCGCGCCAGCGACTCCGTCACCGGCCGCCACCTCGAGGACCGGACCAAGCTCAAGGGCGAGGTGCGCACTCCCACCGGTCAGCTGGAGATCCGCGGCGCCAGCACCCACAACCTGCAGGACGTCGACGTCGACATCCCGCTCGGCGTGCTCTGCGTGATCACCGGCGTGGCGGGCTCCGGCAAGAGCTCGCTGGTGCGCGGTTCGGTGCCCGCCGACGCCGGCGTGATCGAGGTGGACCAGACCGCGATCCGCGGGTCGCGGCGCAGCAACCCGGCGACCTACACCGGCATGCTCGAGCCGATCCGCAAGGCCTTCGCCAAGGCCAACGGCGTGAAACCGGCGTTGTTCAGCGCGAATTCGGAGGGCGCCTGCCCGGCCTGCAACGGCGCGGGCGTGATCTACACCGATCTGGCGATGATGGCTGGTGTCGCCACCACCTGCGAGGAGTGCGAGGGCAGGCGGTTCCAGGCGGCAGTGCTGGAGTACCGGCTCGGCGGCAAGAACATCAGCGAGGTGCTCTCGATGTCGGTCGCGCAGGCCGAGGAGTTCCTCGGCGAGGGCGAGGGCCGCGTCCCGGCCGCGCACAAGATCCTGCAGCGGCTGGTCGACGTCGGGCTCGGCTACCTCCGCCTCGGCCAGCCGCTGACCACGCTGTCCGGCGGCGAGCGGCAGCGGCTCAAGCTGGCCACGCACATGTCCGAGAAGGGCGGCGTCTACGTGCTCGACGAGCCGACGACCGGCCTGCACCTCGCCGACGTCGAGCAGCTGCTCGGCCTGCTCGACCGGCTGGTCGAGTCGGGCAAGTCGGTGATCGTGATCGAGCACCACCAGGCGGTGATGGCGCACGCGGACTGGATCATCGACCTCGGCCCCGGAGCGGGCCACGACGGCGGCCGCATCGTCTTCGAAGGCACCCCGGCAGCCCTGGTCGAAGCCCGCTCCACCCTCACCGGCGAACACCTCGCCGACTACGTCGGCGCCTGA
- a CDS encoding VOC family protein: MDITIAETFLPHEDPEATLAFYRDALGFEVRNDVGYGGMHWITVGPVGQPGTSIVLYPPAATPGLTDDERRTISEMMAKGSYAMINLATPDLDGTFEKLQARDVEIVQEPTEQPYGRRDCAVRDPAGNMIRINEQS, translated from the coding sequence ATGGACATCACCATCGCGGAGACCTTCCTCCCGCACGAAGACCCCGAGGCCACGCTGGCCTTCTACCGCGACGCCCTCGGTTTCGAGGTCCGCAACGACGTCGGCTACGGCGGCATGCACTGGATCACGGTCGGCCCGGTCGGCCAGCCCGGCACGTCGATCGTGCTCTACCCGCCTGCCGCCACCCCGGGCCTCACCGACGACGAGCGCCGCACCATCTCCGAGATGATGGCCAAGGGCAGCTACGCGATGATCAACCTGGCCACGCCGGACCTCGACGGCACCTTCGAGAAGCTGCAGGCCCGCGACGTCGAGATCGTGCAGGAACCGACCGAGCAGCCCTACGGGCGGCGCGACTGCGCCGTCCGCGATCCCGCGGGCAACATGATCCGGATCAACGAACAGTCCTGA
- a CDS encoding helix-turn-helix transcriptional regulator, with protein MASTSAEAQRLRDLALLRRVRDRIDREYAQPLDVEALARGAGMSAGHLSRQFRSAYGESPYSYLMTRRIERAMALLRRGDLSVTDVCFEVGCSSLGTFSTRFAELVGMSPSRYRREAAAATEGMPSCVAKQVTRPIRNREARPSDRT; from the coding sequence GTGGCCAGCACCTCAGCCGAAGCTCAGCGCCTGCGCGATCTCGCGCTGCTGCGCCGGGTCCGCGACCGGATCGACCGGGAGTACGCGCAACCGCTGGACGTCGAAGCGCTCGCCCGCGGTGCCGGGATGTCCGCCGGGCACCTCAGCCGCCAGTTCCGCAGCGCCTACGGGGAGTCGCCGTACAGCTACCTCATGACTCGGCGCATCGAGCGCGCGATGGCGCTGCTGCGCCGCGGCGACCTGAGCGTCACCGATGTCTGCTTCGAGGTCGGCTGCTCCTCGCTGGGCACCTTCAGCACCCGCTTCGCGGAACTGGTCGGCATGTCGCCCAGCCGCTACCGGCGGGAGGCGGCGGCCGCGACCGAGGGCATGCCGTCGTGCGTGGCCAAGCAGGTCACCAGACCGATCAGGAATCGAGAAGCGCGGCCATCGGACCGGACATAG
- a CDS encoding TetR/AcrR family transcriptional regulator — translation MPKIVDHEERRWELVRAVWAVIREKGVAGASVRAVARQAGWSPSSVQYYFSSQSELLLFALRAISEAAEHRLLAADLPGDPRGRALARLERLLPTDPDAHVATEIWVAFLSLVLVDDEAGALNAGDTRAVADLCREVLEEMSAAGLVAEHRDLELETRLLHALFDGIALHSVTAPDLMPTDRIRQLLEYHLDHLR, via the coding sequence GTGCCGAAGATCGTTGACCACGAAGAACGCCGCTGGGAGCTGGTGCGAGCGGTGTGGGCGGTCATCCGCGAGAAGGGAGTGGCGGGCGCGTCGGTGCGCGCCGTCGCCCGCCAGGCGGGCTGGTCACCGAGCTCGGTCCAGTACTACTTCTCCAGCCAGTCGGAGCTGCTGCTGTTCGCGCTGCGCGCGATCTCCGAGGCGGCGGAGCACCGGCTGCTGGCGGCAGACCTGCCCGGCGATCCCCGCGGACGGGCGCTGGCCCGGCTGGAGCGGCTGCTGCCGACCGACCCGGACGCGCACGTGGCGACCGAGATCTGGGTGGCGTTCCTGTCGCTGGTCCTGGTCGACGACGAGGCCGGGGCGCTCAACGCCGGGGACACCCGCGCGGTGGCGGACCTGTGCCGCGAGGTGCTGGAGGAGATGTCCGCGGCCGGGCTGGTCGCCGAGCACCGGGACCTGGAGCTCGAAACCCGCTTGCTGCACGCGCTGTTCGACGGCATCGCCCTGCACTCGGTGACGGCCCCCGACCTGATGCCGACCGACCGGATCAGGCAGCTGCTCGAATACCACCTGGACCACCTGAGGTGA
- a CDS encoding CPBP family intramembrane glutamic endopeptidase, with protein MPSTEAPVDAPRARALARGVLGTCAMAVALGSAGAIAHAVQSRTGMSDASRQVLIAALCLLITVSLIVLLRRAVDREPMSGLGLTGWARGLRTFALGVAVTGGSAVVVFGLGTWAGWFEWGPLDAAKLARFLLVNALIAMALEAFPEELVFRGYVYASLSRALRRWTAFLTTVLLFCLVGAGSTVVNFAVGTLLGQDPPAPGFAPPGQDPVAYAVLFPVFGTVLLIARITTGSLWTSIAVHLTYLTVARITLEGASRGTGWAAQPTTPDALLLIPAFLLLTAVVFLLVKRRPAASGS; from the coding sequence ATGCCGTCCACGGAGGCACCGGTCGACGCGCCGCGAGCACGAGCGCTCGCCCGGGGCGTGCTGGGCACCTGCGCCATGGCCGTGGCACTCGGCTCGGCAGGAGCGATCGCGCACGCGGTGCAGAGCCGCACCGGCATGAGCGACGCCTCGCGACAGGTCCTGATCGCAGCGCTGTGCCTGCTGATCACCGTGTCGCTGATCGTGCTGCTGCGCCGTGCCGTGGATCGCGAACCGATGTCCGGACTCGGCCTGACCGGCTGGGCGAGGGGGCTGCGGACCTTCGCGCTCGGCGTGGCGGTCACCGGCGGCTCGGCGGTCGTGGTGTTCGGGTTGGGCACGTGGGCGGGCTGGTTCGAGTGGGGCCCGCTCGACGCGGCGAAACTCGCCCGGTTCCTGCTGGTCAACGCGCTGATCGCGATGGCGCTGGAGGCCTTCCCGGAGGAGCTGGTCTTCCGCGGCTACGTCTACGCATCGCTCAGCCGGGCGCTGCGCCGCTGGACCGCCTTCCTCACCACCGTCCTGCTGTTCTGCCTCGTCGGCGCCGGATCGACCGTCGTGAACTTCGCGGTCGGCACGCTGCTGGGCCAGGACCCACCGGCGCCGGGCTTCGCCCCGCCCGGCCAGGACCCGGTCGCCTACGCGGTCCTGTTCCCGGTCTTCGGCACCGTGCTGCTGATCGCGCGCATCACCACCGGGTCGCTGTGGACGTCCATCGCCGTGCACCTGACGTACCTGACCGTCGCCCGCATCACCCTGGAGGGCGCCAGCCGCGGCACGGGCTGGGCCGCGCAGCCGACCACACCGGACGCGCTGCTGCTGATCCCTGCCTTCCTGCTGCTGACCGCCGTGGTGTTCCTGCTGGTCAAGCGGCGTCCGGCGGCCAGCGGGAGCTGA
- a CDS encoding YciI family protein, translating into MKYMVIVKSGDESESGALPTEQELAEMTRYNEELVAAGVMVDGNGLLDSRSGARVKFSGKGRTTVVDGPFTETKELVAGYWILDVASRDEAIGWARRIPFESGEVEIRKVAEDADFGEEFTPELREAEQRMRERIAEQHGG; encoded by the coding sequence ATGAAGTACATGGTGATCGTCAAGTCCGGCGACGAGTCCGAGTCCGGCGCGCTGCCGACCGAGCAGGAGCTCGCCGAGATGACGAGGTACAACGAGGAGCTGGTGGCGGCCGGTGTGATGGTCGACGGCAACGGGCTGCTGGACAGCCGCAGCGGGGCGCGCGTGAAGTTCTCCGGCAAGGGGCGGACCACCGTGGTCGACGGGCCGTTCACCGAGACCAAGGAGCTGGTCGCCGGGTACTGGATCCTCGACGTCGCCTCCCGCGACGAGGCGATCGGCTGGGCGCGCCGGATCCCGTTCGAGAGCGGCGAGGTCGAGATCCGCAAGGTCGCCGAGGACGCCGACTTCGGCGAGGAGTTCACCCCGGAGCTGCGCGAGGCCGAGCAGCGGATGCGCGAGCGCATCGCCGAGCAGCACGGCGGATGA
- a CDS encoding epoxide hydrolase family protein codes for MVNAVHIRPFHIDVPQARLDDLRDRLAGTRWPDELPGVGWSRGVPVAYLKELAEHWRTGYDWRAHEAAINEHPQFTAGIDGQNVHFLHVRSPEPDAAPLLLLHGWPGGVTDFLDVIGPLTDPRSHGGDPADAFHLVIPSLPGFGFSTPLAGPGMNAARIAGILLRLMAELGYDRFGVQGYDTGAWVGPQLGQQAPERVLGIHLNALITFPAGVEGEFDGLTEAEQRRWEAMQNFNDGYLQCNAKRPQTVAYGLHDSPVGQLAWIVEKFKELTEPAEGLPEDSIDRDRILTDVTLYWLTGTAASAAQIYYEEISASEWGESAPRAAVPTGVLVSAHDVTIRRWAERDHDVVHWTELGRGGHFLAMEEPDALVEDVRTFFRKLR; via the coding sequence ATGGTCAACGCAGTGCACATCCGCCCCTTCCACATCGACGTCCCGCAGGCTCGGCTGGACGACCTCCGGGACCGGCTGGCCGGCACGAGGTGGCCGGACGAGCTGCCGGGAGTCGGGTGGAGCCGCGGCGTTCCGGTGGCCTACCTGAAGGAGCTCGCCGAGCACTGGCGCACCGGCTACGACTGGCGGGCGCACGAGGCCGCCATCAACGAGCACCCGCAGTTCACCGCCGGCATCGACGGCCAGAACGTGCACTTCCTCCACGTGCGCTCGCCGGAGCCGGACGCCGCGCCGCTGCTCCTGCTGCACGGCTGGCCGGGCGGGGTGACGGACTTCCTCGACGTCATCGGCCCGCTGACCGATCCGCGGTCGCACGGCGGCGACCCGGCCGACGCGTTCCACCTGGTCATCCCGTCGCTGCCGGGCTTCGGCTTCTCCACGCCGCTGGCGGGCCCGGGAATGAACGCGGCCCGGATCGCCGGGATCCTGCTCCGGCTCATGGCAGAACTCGGCTACGACCGGTTCGGCGTGCAGGGCTACGACACCGGCGCCTGGGTCGGTCCGCAGCTCGGGCAGCAGGCGCCGGAGCGCGTGCTCGGCATCCACCTCAACGCGCTGATCACCTTCCCGGCCGGGGTCGAGGGCGAGTTCGACGGGCTCACCGAGGCCGAGCAGCGGCGCTGGGAGGCGATGCAGAACTTCAACGACGGGTACCTGCAGTGCAACGCCAAGCGGCCGCAGACGGTGGCCTACGGCCTGCACGACTCACCGGTCGGGCAGCTCGCCTGGATCGTGGAGAAGTTCAAGGAGCTCACCGAGCCGGCGGAGGGATTGCCCGAGGACAGCATCGACCGCGACCGCATCCTCACCGACGTCACCCTGTACTGGCTGACCGGCACGGCGGCCTCGGCGGCGCAGATCTACTACGAGGAGATCTCCGCGAGCGAGTGGGGCGAGAGCGCGCCACGCGCAGCGGTGCCGACCGGAGTGCTGGTGTCCGCCCACGACGTGACCATCCGCCGCTGGGCCGAGCGCGACCACGACGTCGTGCACTGGACGGAACTGGGCCGTGGCGGCCACTTCCTGGCGATGGAGGAGCCGGACGCGCTGGTCGAGGACGTCCGGACGTTCTTCCGGAAGCTCCGCTGA
- a CDS encoding NAD(P)-dependent oxidoreductase, producing MKITVIGATGMAGSRITAEALRRGHHVTAVSRSGAPLPGATSVRADVTDGERMRDLFAGTDVIVGTTRPAPGQEHVVGETTTALLDAAAAAGRRVLVVGGAGPLRTPADPERLVVDDPAYVAAKWRTIAAASVAQLEVCRTHQADWTYLSPPAVLEPGERTGHYRRGGTTLLVGTDGVSRISAEDFAVAVLDELENPSGAKHFTVAS from the coding sequence ATGAAGATCACCGTCATCGGAGCCACCGGAATGGCCGGCTCGCGCATCACCGCCGAAGCCCTCCGGCGCGGCCACCACGTCACCGCCGTGTCCCGCAGCGGCGCACCGCTGCCCGGCGCGACGTCGGTCCGCGCCGACGTGACCGACGGGGAGCGGATGCGCGACCTGTTCGCCGGAACCGACGTGATCGTCGGCACGACGCGGCCGGCGCCGGGGCAGGAGCACGTCGTCGGCGAGACCACGACGGCGCTGCTCGACGCGGCCGCCGCCGCGGGCCGGCGGGTGCTCGTCGTGGGCGGCGCAGGTCCACTTAGGACTCCTGCGGACCCGGAGCGGTTGGTCGTCGACGATCCCGCCTACGTGGCCGCGAAGTGGCGCACGATCGCCGCGGCGAGCGTCGCCCAGCTCGAGGTCTGCCGCACGCACCAGGCGGACTGGACCTACCTGAGCCCGCCGGCGGTGCTCGAACCCGGCGAGCGCACCGGCCACTACCGGCGCGGCGGAACGACCCTCCTCGTCGGAACCGACGGTGTCTCCCGCATCTCCGCCGAGGACTTCGCGGTGGCGGTCCTCGACGAGCTGGAGAACCCGAGCGGCGCCAAGCACTTCACCGTCGCCTCCTGA
- a CDS encoding EamA family transporter produces the protein MIQKNVVLTALAPAVWGTTYVVTTELLPPGHPLFAGLARALPAGLIALAMTRALPRGAWWGKAAALGVLNIGLFFPLLFIAAERLPGGVAATLAAAQPMIVAVLAVVVLKERPSVRRFGWGAVGVVGVGLVVLGPDAGFDVIGVIAGLAGAVGMALGVVLTKRWGRPPGVGPLAFAGWQLTAGGLFLVPVTLTFEGLPPAVDVPALLGYLWLGGVGGLLAYVVWFRGIGILPVTSAALLGLLSPLVAALLGAVLLGQLLGPVQLLGFAFALAAIVAAQLPARTPVLERVSA, from the coding sequence ATGATCCAGAAGAACGTCGTGCTCACCGCACTGGCTCCGGCCGTGTGGGGCACGACCTACGTGGTGACGACGGAGCTCCTGCCGCCCGGGCACCCGCTGTTCGCCGGGTTGGCCCGCGCGCTGCCCGCCGGGCTGATCGCGCTGGCGATGACGCGGGCGCTGCCGCGCGGTGCGTGGTGGGGCAAGGCCGCGGCGCTCGGCGTGCTGAACATCGGCTTGTTCTTCCCGCTGCTGTTCATCGCCGCTGAGCGGCTGCCCGGTGGTGTCGCCGCGACCTTGGCCGCGGCGCAGCCGATGATCGTCGCGGTGCTGGCCGTGGTCGTGCTCAAGGAGAGGCCGTCCGTGCGGCGGTTCGGCTGGGGCGCGGTCGGTGTCGTGGGCGTCGGTCTCGTGGTGCTGGGCCCGGACGCCGGTTTCGACGTCATCGGGGTGATCGCGGGCCTGGCCGGTGCGGTCGGGATGGCGCTCGGGGTGGTCCTGACCAAGCGGTGGGGCCGACCGCCCGGTGTCGGACCGTTGGCCTTCGCGGGCTGGCAGCTGACCGCGGGCGGGTTGTTCCTGGTGCCGGTCACGCTCACCTTCGAGGGCCTGCCGCCCGCCGTCGACGTGCCCGCGCTGCTCGGATACCTGTGGCTGGGCGGGGTCGGCGGACTGCTCGCCTACGTCGTGTGGTTCCGCGGGATCGGCATCCTGCCGGTCACCTCGGCCGCCCTGCTCGGCCTGCTCTCGCCACTGGTCGCCGCGCTGCTCGGCGCGGTGCTGCTCGGACAGCTGCTGGGCCCGGTCCAGCTGCTCGGTTTCGCCTTCGCGCTGGCCGCGATCGTCGCGGCACAGCTGCCCGCTCGCACTCCCGTCCTGGAAAGGGTCTCAGCATGA
- a CDS encoding LysR family transcriptional regulator, with product MELQQMRYVVAVAETNSFTRAAQRCLVVQSALSHQVARLERELGARLFDRTSRRVRLTPAGEAFLPAARQCLDAAERAAAEVAAAIGEVRGRLAIGVIPTVAAVDLPVVLRDFHQRHPNVRIGLRVSSSEAMVEQIREGGLDVALLGLPATVRPQGVQSFEFARDPLVAVVAPEHPLATSENVDLTRLATERFVDFPTGSAGRAQSDQAFAAAGLDREVAFEIPTADLMVQLVQQQLGIAMLASTYVPRFTGVTTIPVTDAPARIEYVAWSRTTRTPAATAFLTALGIPAERLAG from the coding sequence GTGGAACTCCAGCAGATGCGCTACGTCGTCGCCGTGGCGGAGACGAACAGCTTCACCCGCGCCGCGCAGCGGTGCCTGGTCGTGCAATCCGCGCTGAGCCACCAGGTGGCGAGGCTGGAGCGGGAACTCGGCGCGCGGCTCTTCGACCGCACCAGCCGCCGGGTCCGGCTGACCCCGGCGGGCGAGGCGTTCCTGCCCGCCGCGCGCCAGTGCCTGGACGCCGCCGAGCGCGCCGCGGCCGAGGTCGCCGCAGCGATCGGCGAGGTGCGCGGGCGACTGGCGATCGGCGTGATCCCCACCGTCGCCGCGGTCGACCTCCCGGTCGTGCTCCGCGATTTCCACCAGCGCCACCCCAACGTCCGGATCGGCCTGCGGGTGAGCAGCAGCGAGGCCATGGTCGAGCAGATCCGCGAAGGCGGCCTCGACGTGGCGCTCCTCGGCCTCCCGGCAACCGTCCGGCCGCAGGGCGTCCAGAGCTTCGAGTTCGCGCGGGATCCGCTGGTCGCCGTGGTCGCGCCCGAGCACCCGCTGGCCACCAGCGAGAACGTGGACCTCACCCGGCTCGCCACCGAGCGCTTCGTGGACTTCCCCACCGGCAGCGCGGGACGGGCCCAGTCCGACCAGGCCTTCGCGGCGGCGGGCCTCGACCGCGAGGTGGCGTTCGAGATCCCGACGGCGGATCTGATGGTCCAGCTCGTCCAGCAGCAGCTCGGCATCGCGATGCTCGCTTCCACCTACGTGCCGAGGTTCACCGGCGTGACCACGATCCCGGTGACCGACGCGCCCGCCCGCATCGAGTACGTGGCCTGGAGCCGCACCACCCGGACTCCCGCCGCGACGGCGTTCCTGACCGCGCTCGGCATCCCGGCCGAGCGCCTCGCGGGGTGA
- a CDS encoding NAD(P)-dependent oxidoreductase, protein MRITIFGATGGTGKHLLDQALSAGHQVTAVVRDPAKVTREHPGLAVVRADVMDPADIRPHIAGRDAVISAIGSTSLRNPTAVQTDSTASILDAMGAAGVRRFLVVSNGGIVTDGDDVLTRRLVKPIMWRFLKHPWTDMQRMEEIVRASSADWTIIRPPRLTEGPRTGRYRSAVERAVRGGMKISRADLADSILRSLHDDSSIRSAIAVAD, encoded by the coding sequence ATGCGGATCACGATCTTCGGGGCGACCGGCGGAACCGGGAAGCACCTGCTCGACCAGGCCTTGTCGGCCGGGCACCAGGTGACCGCGGTGGTGCGGGATCCGGCGAAGGTCACCCGCGAGCATCCCGGGCTGGCGGTCGTCCGGGCCGACGTCATGGATCCCGCGGACATCCGGCCGCACATCGCAGGCCGGGACGCCGTCATCTCGGCGATCGGCTCGACGAGCCTGCGGAACCCGACCGCGGTGCAGACCGACAGCACGGCCAGCATCCTCGACGCGATGGGCGCGGCAGGTGTCCGCCGCTTCCTGGTCGTCAGCAACGGCGGCATCGTCACCGACGGCGACGACGTGCTGACCAGGCGCCTGGTGAAGCCGATCATGTGGCGCTTCCTCAAGCACCCGTGGACCGACATGCAGCGCATGGAGGAGATCGTGCGCGCCAGCAGTGCGGACTGGACGATCATCCGGCCGCCGAGGCTCACCGAGGGCCCGCGCACCGGCCGCTACCGCAGCGCGGTGGAGCGCGCCGTCCGCGGCGGGATGAAGATCTCCCGCGCGGACCTGGCGGACAGCATTCTCCGCAGTCTGCACGACGATTCCTCGATCCGGAGCGCGATCGCGGTCGCCGACTGA
- a CDS encoding TetR/AcrR family transcriptional regulator, with the protein MGTRDRMLDAAAHVMRTRGMARATTKEIAKESGFSEAALYKHFRDKTDLFLAVLQERAPGNLRALLTGLTDRAGKGELRAVLEEVATEALDFYTETFPMAASVFSEQTLFTAHRDALQERGMGPHAVRAALAAYLKAEQRAGALDPGADPESTAALLLGACFQSAFLTHFTDAPNPAPADLVRTLLQPLTPAE; encoded by the coding sequence GTGGGAACCCGGGACCGGATGCTCGACGCCGCCGCGCACGTGATGCGCACGCGCGGCATGGCGCGCGCCACCACCAAGGAGATCGCCAAGGAGTCCGGTTTCTCGGAAGCCGCGCTGTACAAGCACTTCCGCGACAAGACGGACCTGTTCCTCGCGGTGCTCCAGGAACGCGCGCCGGGCAACCTCCGCGCGCTGCTCACCGGCCTGACCGACCGGGCGGGCAAGGGCGAGCTGCGAGCGGTCCTCGAAGAGGTCGCGACCGAGGCGCTCGACTTCTACACCGAGACCTTCCCGATGGCGGCCTCGGTCTTCTCCGAGCAGACGCTGTTCACCGCCCACCGCGACGCACTGCAGGAACGGGGCATGGGCCCGCACGCGGTCCGCGCAGCCCTCGCGGCCTACCTGAAGGCGGAACAGCGGGCGGGAGCCCTCGACCCGGGAGCGGACCCGGAGTCGACGGCGGCCCTCCTCCTCGGAGCCTGCTTCCAGAGCGCCTTCCTGACCCACTTCACCGACGCCCCGAACCCGGCCCCGGCCGACCTCGTCCGAACCCTCCTCCAGCCCCTGACTCCCGCCGAATAG